In bacterium, the genomic stretch CCGGGCAAGACCCGGCTCGGCAAAGGCTGGGTGGTCCGGTTCAAGGAGCGGGAAGGGTCGCTTTGGTGGAAAAGCACCGTGGAGCTCTGTGGTGACACCGGTTGGGCCTCGTCATTCAACCGTGAACATGCGGACCTCGTGAGCCAGCCTGCGCTTGAACTGGCCAGGATCACCCGTCCGGTCACCGTGAATGTTCCGGGGATTGTGGCGGATCCGTTGGTGAGCACCAACGGGGTGGCGGTTCCCTTGGTTAACCTGCGCGGACTCAATGAGAAAGACGGGACCCGGATCTTGAACTTGAAAGTCACGCTTACGGATGGCAAGGGCATTGTCAAAGCCTGGTCGAGCCGCTGTGGGGAACTGCCCTTGCGCCATGAGGGTGGGGCCGTCGCCGTGGTTCTGCCGATTGAGTACGCCGATGTGTTGATTTTCGCAAAGGAGACCAAGCCGTAAAATGGAGTCAGCACCTCTAAGGACGCGGCGTCGACAGAGCGACGCCCTCCAAAAGACATTGTCGTGATAGTGGAGGGGATTTCAATGGAGGGCGTCGCTCTGTCGGCGCCGCATGGGCAGGGGATCAAATGATTTTATGAAAAGGAGTCGAGTGATGAAAATTAAAAAATGGCTTATGGTTTTGTTGGCAGTGGGGGCGGGAGTGGCGGGGATTCAAGAGTGCGGTGCGGTTGCGCTGCCCAAGGTGTTCAGCAGTCATATGGTGCTGCAACGCGGGATGGCGGTTCCCATTTGGGGGACGGCGGCGCCGAATGAGAGGGTAACCGTTGAGTTTTTTGGACAGAAAAAAGATACAATGGCGGATGCCCAGGGTAAATGGCGAGTCAAGCTGGATCCCATGACGGCCAGTGCCGAGCCTTGCGAACTCAAGGTTACCGGCAATCTTGAATCTAGAATCTCAAATCTTATATGCACGAACGTGCTCGTAGGCGAAGTCTGGTTGGGGTCAGGGCAGTCCAATATGGCGCTGCCGATCTCTTGTTTTACCAACCAGCCGTTCAATGATGCGATTCTGGCGAAGAATATGGCGGCGGGTCCCTATCCGCAAATCCGGCTGAAGGGCGGCTACCTCAGCAACTGGGAGGAAGCCACGCCGGCCAATCTCGGGCGCTTTTCCGCCATGGCCTTCAGCTTCGGGTTGCAGTTACAGAAAGAACTCAATGTCCCGGTCGGCTTGATCTCGTCGGCGTGCGAAGGGACGCCATCCGGCCTCTTTATTACGGCGGAAGCCCTTTCGAATGATGCGGCCTGTCAGGTGCAGATTGCGCAATATGCCGCAAGCAAGAAGTTTGATAATGCCGACCAGCCCTTGCAGGCCCACTATGCGGCGACGAACTACGACGAAGCCGTGATCAAGTTCCAGGAGGCGTCGAATGCCTGGGCGAAAGCCGCTGCGGCGGCCAAGTTGGCTGGGACAAAAGAAGAGCCGCGAAGGATCATGCCGCTGAAAGCAGGCGAGTGCAAGGGGGCCTATTGGCAGGAAACGATTGGCCGGGTTTATGAACATGCGATTCGTATCCCTCAGTTTGAGACGTTTGCCATCCGCGGCATCTTGTGGGATCAGGGCGAAAGTGGAACGGCCGTTGTCGGGGTTGATCAATACACCCTGATGGGCGCCTTGATCCGGAGTTGGCGTAAAGTGTGGGGACAGGGTGACTATCCCTTTATCTATTTTGAGAAACCGAGCGGCGGGGGATGCGCGTGGGATACGAATGATCTGGTGACCTGCAAGAGCGACACGTTCCAGGAACTTCCCGCTGTGGTTCCCAACGATGGTCAAACCCGTGAGCAATACCTGCGTATCATGAACTATTCTAACACGTTCATGGTCACGAGCAGTGATATGGGCGGAAGCAGCCATCCGTCCAATAAGTCGGGCTATGGCGTCAGGGCCGCGCGGGTCGCGCTGGGTGCGGTTTACGGGCGGGGCGGCGAAATCTATGGGCCGATTTACAAGTCCCATAAGATTAAAGGGAACAAGGTGATCATCCGCTATTCCCATATCGGCAAGGGTCTGGCCTTTAAGAACGGCCAGAAGCTACAGGGGTTCGCCTTGTCCGGCGAGGGGGCCAGTTCGAACGCCGCCGGCCGGGCGTTTGTGTGGGCTGATGCCGTTATTGATGGAGATACGGTTGTGGTCTCAAGCGACAAGATCCCCAAGCCGATGGCGGTGCGTTATGCCTGGGCCAGCAGTCATCCCTGGGCGAATCTGTTTAACAAAGATGGGCTTCCGGCCCTGCCGTTTCGTGTGGACGATTTGCACTGAGACTGGGGGATACGTGATTTCGACAGAATGAACAAAATAAACAAAATAAGAAGGAGTCGAGTGATGAAGTTGAAACCATGGTTTGGGTTTTTGTTGGCAGTGGCTACGGGGGGCTTGCTTTCCCTATGCCAGGTGACGCAGGCACAGGTGGTGCTCGTCAAAGAGGGGAAGCCTCTGGCCCGGATCTACGCCGGGTCAATGAATGCCATGGCGGTCCAGGAACTGAACTACCATCTTGAAAAGATGGCCGGTGCCACCCTGGAGGTTGTGACCAATGCCAGTGAGGTGATACGTGGTCCCGCCCTGGTGTTGGGCGATCGGGCGAAGACACTGGGTTGCGTTCCCCGGAAGACCTGTGAGTCCCTGGAAGGGTACCGTATCCAGGTCACGAAGAATCAGGTGCTGATCGGTGGCGAAAGCGATGACGCCGTGCTCCTGGGCGTGTACAGCCTCCTTGAGAAACTCGGTTGCGACTGGGTGATGCCGGGCGCCATGGGCGAGATCATTCCCCGTCAGAGCACGGTGAGCGTTCCCGCTATGGATGAGTCGTCCGCTCCCGATTTCTCGATGCGCCGGCTCTGGTACCGTGGCTATCCGCAGCCACGCCTTCCTCTGGAAAAGGCGAATTTCAGTCAATGGCTGCAACGGCAGAAGGGGGGGGCCTGGTCCCATCCTGCGGCTGGCGCGGCCGGCCATGTGTGGGATGCGTTCATTAAAAAGCATAAAGTGGAGATCGAAAAGGATCCGACCATGCTGGCGCTGGTGCGGGCTTCGGACGGAACCCTTCAGCGCCGGGGGCCCCAATTGGAATCCACTCATCCCCGGGTGATTGAACTGTTCGTCCAGGATATCAAGGACGCCTATCGTAAAAACATTGCAGCGGGTAAATGGACCCGGGATTCCGTGGGCGCCTTTGGGATCGGACCTGCTGACGGGCTTGATTATTCCCTGTCGGCCGAGTCGGTGGCGGCGGGGGCGGGGCGTGTGGATCCGGTGGTGGGTGAGCTGGATCGGACTGATGAGCTGGTGCTGATGGGCAACCGGATCCTGGCCGAGGTGCACAAGGAGTATCCCAATGCCTATGTGGGCTTTTATTCCTACTCCACGCATGCGGATTACCCGGCCCGCTACAAACCCGATTCCAAGATGGTGGCGATTTTTGCCCCCATCAATTACTCCCGGTTCCACGGGGTGTTGGATCCGAACTCCAAGACCCAGCGGTATTACCGGGATGTCGTGGAGCAGTGGGGCAAGCTCGCGCGTGAACAGGGCAATGTCCTGATCTACCGCGGGTATAATTGGAATTTGGCCGAGAACATGCTGCCCTATAGCAAGGTGCGGATCTGGGGTGAAGAACTGCCCTTCTACAAAGCCAATGGCGTGGTTGGACTCACGGTCGAAGCCACCAAGGCCTGGTCCATTAACGGCGCATCCGACTATATCTTCATGAAGCTGGCGTGGGATACCTCCCGCGACTGGAAGCAGGTGCTGCATACCTATTGTGAAAAATCATTTGGAAGCGGTGCGCCGGCCATGGAACGCTATTTCCTGCGGCTGATCGAGACGCAGCACGCCGCCGGGCAGGAAGCCGGTTCCTTCAGTGCCTTCCCGCTGATTTTCAACGAGGAGTGGGTCAAGACCAGTCAGAAGGATCTGGCTGAAGCCCTCAAGATTGCCCGTACGCCGGAGGACAAGACCCGCATTGAGTATGTGGGGTATGGCGTGGAAGCACTCCGGCTTTACCAGGCCTACTACCAGACGACGTTGGACTTCGATCTGACGGCGGCCAAAACCGCCTACGAGGCCATGGGCGCGCACTGGGCTAAGACTTACCAGGTCAATACCGAACTGGTGGCTAATGAGGTGCCCGAATATCTCAAGCGCTTTATTTTGAATTTTGTGGAGCAGGGATTGAAATACGCGAGCACTCCGTACCGGATGATCTATAAACTGCCGGACGCCCTCCCCACGATGTTCGATCCGAACGAGGTGGGGCACCGGATGAATTACTTCGAGCCTTCCGTCAATGATTCCGGTTGTATCCGGACCAAGACCTATTCCTCGACCTGGGATGCCCAGGGGTTGTCGGGGCTCCGCGCTGGCGCCGTCTGGTACCGGGTTCATTTCGCCCTCCCGGTTGACGCGAAGAGCCAGCCGATCGGACTGTTTGTCGGGGGGGTGGAGGATGAAGCCCGGGTGTGGCTCAATGGCAAATTTGTGGGGACCTCCGGCCGGGCCTTCAGCAAGCCCTCGGTGTTCGATCTGACGGAGGATGTAAAACAGGAGGGCGACAACCTCCTGGCGATTGAAGTGGTTCGCAATTCCAAGGCCAATGAGATCGGTTTGGGCGGCCTGATCCGGCCCGCCTTCCTCTTTGCCGGCCCGCGACTTGAGAAAAAAGCGGCAGGGAGCGTGGAAATCCGCCGTGTTTTGCCGGGTGGTGAACTGGGTGAAGTGATCAAACCTTGATTCTAAATGTGCGGGTATATAGAAAGTTAGCGAAGCGAACAGTGAATCTTTGGCTGATTTATACGAAGTTCGCACCAGCATCCTGAAGCGGGCAGTCACGCGGAATGTCGATCGTATCCCTGAAGATTTCATGTTTTTGCTCGATATGAACGAGCTTGCAACTTTGAGGTGCCAATTTGGCACCTCAAAACTGATCCACGTGGCGGTACTCATGGACGAAACAAGGGGGGACAAATCAGAGCGGCCACAGGTGGCAGCCGTCGTCCTCCGCCTACGGTACTCCGGCGGACATGTCGGCGGCTGATTGACGGCCAGAGCGTAGAATCGTCCGTCGTTCGACATCGCTCACGGCAGGCCGAGGGAAAAGAGTTATGCTCTCTTTATTGTCAAAATGGAGTTTCTGGATTTGTGCAACCCGAAGACAAGCAACGCGCATTGCGAAAGATGTTTAGTTTATTGTTGACTGTGCCTGAGAAATAGTGTCCAATATTACCGTTCGTTAAGCTGAAATCGTGATAAGCGGGCGAGTCGGTAAACAGAAGGGGAGTTAAAGATGAATACGCAAATGAGGGTTGAGTTTGTGAGGGGCTTGCGGATGAGGAGAGTAGTCCCAGTGTTGGTGCTGGCCGGGTTTCTGGCGGCATTTGCGGGATCGGCTCAGGCGGCTACCGCCACATGGACTAACACCGCCAACAACAGCAGCGGCTACTGGACCAATGGCCTCCTCTGGAACCAATCAGTGGGTAACTACCCCGGCAGCGGTGCTGCGGGTGAGACGGCCTACCTGACGTCAAACATTGCAAACACCTACACCTGCATTCTCGACTCCACTCTTACCTACCCCCTGAACGCGCTATCGCTTAGTAATGCCAATGCCGCTGGACAGGCGTGGCTGATCCTGACTAACGCGACGCTCGGCGCATCCACCGTGACCCTGAATAATGGCGGCCGGCTGCAGATTGACAACAATGGTGTTCTGACCAATGTCAACACCCTAACATGGACCGGCACCAACGGCGTGGTCTATTTGAACAATGGCGGCAAACTGTTCTCGACCAACGACGTTTCCATTAGCACGGCCAGCATGCAGGCTCTGGTCACCGGCACGGGCGGGATATGGGATCTGGGTGGCAAGAATTCATACGTTGGTTTGACTGTATCAACTGCTTCACTGCTCATGGCTGGCGTGACCTTGACCAATGTGAATCAATTTGCAGTTGGCTATAATGGTGTAGCCCAGATCAACAATAACGCCGTGCTTACCACTGGAGCCAGATTGTTCTCGAAGAGTGGTGTTGTGAGTTCGCAGAATGCTAATGGCAACGCCGGCACGAGCAATACCATTACAGTAACAGACAACTCTCTGTGGAATCTTGGTTCGGGCAGTTTGACGATTGGCTACGCCTGGAGTGGATCGGGGAGCACCTTGGCGAGTAATAGCCTTGTATGGGTGGATGCAGGTGGCGTCATCACGAATATGGGTGCCATCAACATTAGCGGCAATAGCGGCACCCCAGGGGTTGGTGGTTGGGGTACTGTGACCGGTAGCCGACTGGTGGTCGCTAGTGGTGGTAAATTATTCGGTACGGGAAGTAGCGTGACCGTAAATGGTTATTCCGCCGGTAATGGGATGGTGATCGATGGCGGAGGCGTGACCGGAGGTGCTGTGGCGACCAATCTCGGAGCAGTTGCGATTGGTAATAACGGTTCAGCAGGCAGTTACCTGAGCGTTACCAACGGCGGCCAACTCTTCAGTGGTGGTGGTGACGCGGTGATCGGCGGCTCTTTGAACCAATGCCTGGTTGTCGGTAGCCCGACGGCGCTTTCACGGTGGGATCTTGGAGGCTCTAATTTATTTTTTGGCTTTTTCGGCTCATCCAACTCGTTGCGCATTGACGGAGGGATTGTGACCAATGTGAATCAATTTACCGTTGGGTATAGTGGGTTACCTGTAGTGAACAACACCGCTGTGTTTACTAACGGGGCCAAAGTGTTTTCCAAAAGCGGATATGTAGGTTTGATGCTTGCGAACGCTAACTCCGGCACGAGCAACAGCGTCACGATGACGGCCAACTCGCTGTGGGATCTTGGTGCGGGTAGCCTGACGATTGGGAAAGCCTCAAGCGGGGCAGGGAGTGCCAGTGTGCGAAGTAGTCTTGTTTGGGTGGATACCGGCAGTGTGCTCACGAATGTGGGTGCCATCAGTATTGGTCATGGTGCCGGCGGTCAATCAGGCGTGGCGGAAAGCAATCGTCTGGTGATCGCCAGTGGCGGCAAATTATTCGGCACAGGCAGCAATCTGGTGATCGGCGCCAGCACCGGTAACGGGATGGTGATCGATGGCGGCATGGCAGTCAATCTCGGAGCAATATCGACTGCCGCTAACGCGGTTGACAGTTACCTGACTGTAATCAACGGTGGCCTCGTGGAAGCCACGAGCCTGACTTTCGGCGGCACGGTCAACAACAACGTCATCAGCAACTCCGGAGGAATCTACCAGTTTACCACGAATACGCCCGTGATTTCGGCGGCCAGTGGTAGCAGTTCCGTTGCCATCAACGGCGGCACGATCGCGTTCCGCAATGTGACGGGTGTGAATGTGAAGACCAACTGGAGCGGCACGTCACTGGCAAGGATGTTGTTCACCGGGACAAATGCCTTTCGCTTGAACGCCGCGACCAATGCGACGACGGGTCAGGATTACACGTTCGCGGCAGGCCTGGGGGCAACGAACTATGCGAGGCTGGAACTGTTGAACGGGTCGCTCTACCGCGGCGGCAACGTGACCATCGGGACCAACGGGACGCTGCTGGTGTCCAATGGCGTCAGCACGATCAATGGGGCGCTGTCGTTTGTGTCGAATTCGACCTTGAGCGTTGACGTCAGTTCCTCGAGCGGGTTCGGTTATCTCGTGGCGACCAACGTGAACCTCAATGGCTGCACATTGAATCTCAATCTGGGGTCTCCGCCGGTGCTCGATACGCCGTTCATGATCATCAGTAATACCAGCGCGGGAACGATCTCGGGCCAGTTTTCCTCCGGCAGCCGGTATATGGCGACGATCAACAACACGAACTATATTGTCAGCATCAGCACGGCGAGCGGAAACGGGGTGGTGGTTTCCACAAGATTACGAACGCTCGGAACCAGTCTGATCATTCAGTAGCAACGGCTGAACGGGGTGTCGGTTGGCGGACTGAATGCGGAGGACAACACAATGGACTTGATACAAAAGATTAGGGGCTTTACGGGATGGGTTGTTGTGGGGTTGTGCGGGGTGACGTCCAGCATGGCCGCCCCGGTGCCCCAGACAATCCCGTTCAGCAATGGGTTTGAATACGCTCATGGGACACAGGTATCCTCGCTGACCAATGTCGGCTGGGATGCGTCCAGTGCGTTGGTGGTCGTGCAAACCAATGTGTTCACCAACGGGGTGGCGGCGGCGGAAATTCCGGCGACGACGA encodes the following:
- a CDS encoding ORF6N domain-containing protein, whose amino-acid sequence is MADLYEVRTSILKRAVTRNVDRIPEDFMFLLDMNELATLRCQFGTSKLIHVAVLMDETRGDKSERPQVAAVVLRLRYSGGHVGG
- a CDS encoding DUF4838 domain-containing protein, encoding MKLKPWFGFLLAVATGGLLSLCQVTQAQVVLVKEGKPLARIYAGSMNAMAVQELNYHLEKMAGATLEVVTNASEVIRGPALVLGDRAKTLGCVPRKTCESLEGYRIQVTKNQVLIGGESDDAVLLGVYSLLEKLGCDWVMPGAMGEIIPRQSTVSVPAMDESSAPDFSMRRLWYRGYPQPRLPLEKANFSQWLQRQKGGAWSHPAAGAAGHVWDAFIKKHKVEIEKDPTMLALVRASDGTLQRRGPQLESTHPRVIELFVQDIKDAYRKNIAAGKWTRDSVGAFGIGPADGLDYSLSAESVAAGAGRVDPVVGELDRTDELVLMGNRILAEVHKEYPNAYVGFYSYSTHADYPARYKPDSKMVAIFAPINYSRFHGVLDPNSKTQRYYRDVVEQWGKLAREQGNVLIYRGYNWNLAENMLPYSKVRIWGEELPFYKANGVVGLTVEATKAWSINGASDYIFMKLAWDTSRDWKQVLHTYCEKSFGSGAPAMERYFLRLIETQHAAGQEAGSFSAFPLIFNEEWVKTSQKDLAEALKIARTPEDKTRIEYVGYGVEALRLYQAYYQTTLDFDLTAAKTAYEAMGAHWAKTYQVNTELVANEVPEYLKRFILNFVEQGLKYASTPYRMIYKLPDALPTMFDPNEVGHRMNYFEPSVNDSGCIRTKTYSSTWDAQGLSGLRAGAVWYRVHFALPVDAKSQPIGLFVGGVEDEARVWLNGKFVGTSGRAFSKPSVFDLTEDVKQEGDNLLAIEVVRNSKANEIGLGGLIRPAFLFAGPRLEKKAAGSVEIRRVLPGGELGEVIKP
- a CDS encoding sialate O-acetylesterase, with product MKIKKWLMVLLAVGAGVAGIQECGAVALPKVFSSHMVLQRGMAVPIWGTAAPNERVTVEFFGQKKDTMADAQGKWRVKLDPMTASAEPCELKVTGNLESRISNLICTNVLVGEVWLGSGQSNMALPISCFTNQPFNDAILAKNMAAGPYPQIRLKGGYLSNWEEATPANLGRFSAMAFSFGLQLQKELNVPVGLISSACEGTPSGLFITAEALSNDAACQVQIAQYAASKKFDNADQPLQAHYAATNYDEAVIKFQEASNAWAKAAAAAKLAGTKEEPRRIMPLKAGECKGAYWQETIGRVYEHAIRIPQFETFAIRGILWDQGESGTAVVGVDQYTLMGALIRSWRKVWGQGDYPFIYFEKPSGGGCAWDTNDLVTCKSDTFQELPAVVPNDGQTREQYLRIMNYSNTFMVTSSDMGGSSHPSNKSGYGVRAARVALGAVYGRGGEIYGPIYKSHKIKGNKVIIRYSHIGKGLAFKNGQKLQGFALSGEGASSNAAGRAFVWADAVIDGDTVVVSSDKIPKPMAVRYAWASSHPWANLFNKDGLPALPFRVDDLH